In a single window of the Callithrix jacchus isolate 240 chromosome 1, calJac240_pri, whole genome shotgun sequence genome:
- the ZBTB26 gene encoding zinc finger and BTB domain-containing protein 26, with translation MSERSDLLHFKFENYGDSMLQKMNKLREENKFCDVTVLIDDIEVQGHKIVFAAGSPFLRDQFLLNDSREVKISILQSSEVGRQLLLSCYSGVLEFPEMELVNYLTAASFLQMSHIVERCTQALWKFIKPKQPMDSKEACEPQSASPQSNEQQGDARGSPKQDSPCIHPSEDSMDMEDSDIQIVKVESIGDVSEVRSKKDQNQFISSEPTALHSSEPQHSLINSTVENRVSEIEQNHLHNYALSYTGNDNIIMASKDVFGPNSRGVDKGLQWHHQCPKCTRVFRHLENYANHLKMHKLFMCLLCGKTFTQKGNLHRHMRVHAGIKPFQCKICGKTFSQKCSLQDHLNLHSGDKPHKCNYCDMVFAHKPVLRKHLKQLHGKNSFDNANERNVQDLTVDFDSFACTTVTDSKGCQPQPDATQVLDAGKLAQAVLNLRNDSTCVN, from the coding sequence ATGTCTGAAAGATCAGATCTCCTTCACTTCAAGTTTGAAAATTATGGAGATTCAATgttacaaaaaatgaacaaattaagaGAAGAGAATAAATTTTGTGATGTTACAGTTCTCATAGATGATATTGAGGTACAGGGGCATAAAATTGTGTTTGCTGCAGGTTCCCCCTTCTTAAGAGACCAGTTTTTACTGAATGATTCCAGAGAGGTGAAAATCTCCATATTACAGAGTTCCGAAGTGGGGAGACAATTGCTCTTATCCTGTTATAGTGGTGTGCTGGAATTCCCTGAGATGGAACTGGTAAATTACTTGACTGCTGCAAGTTTTCTTCAGATGAGCCACATTGTAGAACGGTGCACACAGGCCCTGTGGAAGTTTATAAAGCCAAAACAACCAATGGATAGTAAAGAGGCATGTGAACCACAGAGTGCTTCTCCCCAGTCAAACGAACAGCAGGGAGATGCCAGAGGCTCCCCAAAGCAGGACTCACCTTGTATTCATCCATCTGAAGACAGTATGGATATGGAGGACAGTGATATTCAGATTGTTAAGGTAGAATCTATTGGGGATGTATCAGAGGTTAGAAGTAAAAAAGATCAGAACCAGTTTATTTCTTCTGAACCCACTGCTTTACATTCATCAGAGCCCCAGCACTCCCTGATAAATTCAACTGTGGAAAACAGAGTAAGTGAAATAGAACAAAACCATCTCCACAATTATGCCCTTTCTTATACAGGTAATGATAACATCATCATGGCCTCAAAAGATGTCTTTGGCCCTAATAGTCGAGGTGTAGACAAAGGCCTACAGTGGCATCACCAGTGTCCAAAGTGTACCAGGGTGTTTCGTCACCTGGAGAACTAcgccaaccatttaaaaatgcacaaactCTTTATGTGTCTACTCTGCGGCAAGACTTTTACTCAGAAAGGCAACCTTCATCGACACATGCGTGTGCATGCCGGAATTAAACCTTTCCAGTGTAAAATCTGTGGGAAAACCTTTTCTCAGAAGTGTTCCTTGCAGGATCATCTTAACCTTCACAGTGGAGATAAGCCCCATAAGTGTAACTATTGTGATATGGTTTTTGCACATAAACCAGTTTTGAGGAAACACCTTAAACAGCTGCATGGCAAAAACAGCTTTGATAATGCCAATGAGAGAAATGTACAAGACCTCACAGTGGATTTTGATTCCTTTGCATGTACAACAGTCACAGACTCTAAAGGGTGTCAGCCACAACCCGATGCAACACAGGTCCTGGATGCAGGTAAACTGGCCCAAGCTGTTCTGAACTTAAGAAATGATAGTACTTGTGTGAATTGA
- the ZBTB6 gene encoding zinc finger and BTB domain-containing protein 6 — translation MAAESDVLHFQFEQQGDVVLQKMNLLRQQNLFCDVSIYINDTEFQGHKVILAACSTFMRDQFLLTQSKHVRITILQSAEVGRKLLLSCYTGALEVKRKELLKYLTAASYLQMVHIVEKCTEALSKYLEIDLSMKNNNQHTDLCQSSDPDVKNEDENSDKDCEIIEISEDSPVNIDFHVKEEENNALQSTVESLTSERKEVKSPELSPVDIGFKDNEICILQVESISTPGVENGQFSQPCTSSKASMYFSETQHSLINSTVESRVAEIPGNQSQGLFCENTEGSYGTVSEIQNLEEGYSLRHQCPRCPRGFLHVENYLRHLKMHKLFLCLQCGKTFTQKKNLNRHIRGHMGIRPFQCTVCLKTFTAKSTLQDHLNIHSGDRPYKCHCCDMDFKHKSALKKHLTSVHGRSSGEKLSRPDLKRQSLL, via the coding sequence ATGGCTGCTGAGTCTGATGTTCTGCATTTCCAGTTTGAACAGCAAGGAGATGTAGTCTTGCAGAAAATGAATCTTTTGAGACAGCAGAATTTATTTTGTGATGTGTCAATTTACATTAATGACACTGAGTTCCAGGGGCACAAGGTGATTTTGGCTGCTTGCTCCACTTTTATGAGAGATCAGTTTTTACTCACACAGTCAAAACATGTCAGAATCACCATCTTGCAGAGTGCAGAAGTTGGCAGAAAATTGTTGCTGTCTTGCTATACTGGAGCACTTGAAGTTAAAAGGAAGGAGCTTTTGAAATATTTGACTGCTGCCAGTTACCTTCAGATGGTTCACATTGTGGAAAAGTGCACAGAAGCTTTGTCAAAGTATCTGGAAATTGATCTTTCTATGAAAAACAACAACCAACACACCGACCTATGTCAGTCTTCTGATCCTGATGTTAAGAATGAAGATGAAAATTCTGATAAAGACTGTGAGATAATTGAAATTTCAGAAGATAGTCCTGTAAACATAGATTTCCATgttaaagaagaggaaaacaatgCTTTACAATCTACAGTAGAGAGTCTGACAtcagagagaaaggaagtgaAGTCACCAGAGCTATCTCCAGTAGACATAGGTTTTAAAGACAATGAAATTTGTATCCTTCAAGTAGAATCCATCAGTACACCTGGTGTCGAAAATGGGCAGTTTTCACAGCCTTGTACCTCTTCAAAAGCAAGCATGTATTTCTCTGAAACTCAGCATTCATTGATCAATTCTACAGTTGAGAGCAGAGTGGCTGAAATTCCCGGTAATCAAAGTCAGGGCTTATTTTGTGAGAATACTGAAGGAAGTTATGGTACAGTGAGTGAGATTCAGAATCTGGAAGAAGGTTATTCACTGAGGCACCAGTGCCCCAGGTGTCCTCGAGGCTTTCTTCATGTTGAAAACTATCTGCGCCACCTTAAAATGCATAAACTATTTTTATGCTTACAGTGTGGGAAAACATTTACACAGAAGAAAAATCTCAATCGACACATTCGAGGACACATGGGCATACGGCCCTTTCAGTGTACTGTGTGCTTGAAGACATTTACTGCTAAAAGCACACTTCAGGACCACTTGAACATACACAGTGGGGATCGGCCATACAAATGCCACTGCTGTGATATGGATTTCAAGCACAAGTCTGCTCTCAAAAAGCATTTAACCTCTGTCCATGGCAGAAGCAGTGGTGAAAAACTATCTAGGCCTGATCTCAAAAGACAAAGTCTACTATAA
- the LOC144578717 gene encoding uncharacterized protein LOC144578717, with the protein MPKEGGHLSRSLRIEKPYQRERPPQGRGSVRVSGAALSSQPSGHQGRQRGPGGVAKGRSREPRDGAARRRRRLVSPGQSSAEVSRPQTPSGATGTAPLAAAKAATGPPPPPPSPSTSASSSSASPRRRTWRDPDLALARSCSPLNARLRKPGSRELAGKRSNPRHRNCASASLCLSGSTPIT; encoded by the exons ATGCCGAAGGAAGGTGGCCATTTGAGCCGGTCGCTCCGCATCGAAAAGCCCTACCAGAGAGAAAGGCCTCCTCAGGGCCGGGGTTCCGTCCGAGTGTCAGGTGCGGCCCTCAGTTCCCAACCCTCGGGGCATCAGGGGCGACAGC GGGGCCCGGGCGGGGTCGCTAAGGGCCGCTCCCGGGAGCCCCGCGACGGCGCGGCTCGGCGACGGAGGCGCCTCGTCTCGCCGGGGCAGAGCTCGGCGGAGGTTTCACGACCTCAAACTCCATCGGGAGCTACAGGGACAGCCCCGTTGGCGGCGGCGAAGGCCGCGAcggggcctcctcctcctcctccctctccctccacctccgcctcctcctcctccgcctcacCACGGAGGCGGACCTGGAGGGATCCCGATCTTGCTCTCGCGAGAAGTTGCTCCCCACTTAACGCGAGATTACGCAAGCCCGGGAGTCGGGAGTTAGCAGGAAAACGTAGCAACCCCCGTCACCGAAACTGCGCATCAGCTTCCCTCTGCCTCAGCGGATCCACCCCGATCACGTGA